In the genome of Methanofastidiosum sp., one region contains:
- a CDS encoding cytoplasmic protein codes for MQRKVAIFAFNGDPMCIVHALINAIEFNAKGYDTKLIIEGSATGLIGKLNEPGNPLNYYYARVKDEGLIDCVCKACATKSGTIEEAKKQNLKLCDELFGHPSMARYMEEGYEIIAI; via the coding sequence ATGCAAAGGAAAGTTGCAATATTTGCATTTAATGGGGACCCAATGTGCATAGTTCATGCATTAATAAATGCTATTGAATTTAATGCTAAAGGGTATGATACTAAGTTAATAATTGAAGGTTCAGCTACAGGACTTATCGGGAAGTTAAACGAACCTGGAAATCCACTAAACTACTATTATGCGAGAGTTAAAGATGAAGGACTTATCGACTGTGTTTGTAAAGCCTGTGCAACAAAAAGTGGAACTATTGAAGAAGCAAAGAAACAAAATCTTAAACTTTGCGATGAATTATTTGGCCATCCCAGCATGGCAAGGTATATGGAAGAAGGCTATGAAATAATTGCTATTTAA
- a CDS encoding non-heme iron oxygenase ferredoxin subunit, whose protein sequence is MEFVKVGKISDIKEGSMKKYEVKGKEILVSNVGGKFYAIDNKCTHRSGDLSNGKLEGNIVTCPKHGSKFDVTTGKAISGPKIPLLKLKINDEEKYDVKIEGEEILIKL, encoded by the coding sequence ATGGAATTTGTCAAAGTAGGTAAGATATCTGATATTAAAGAAGGTAGCATGAAGAAATATGAAGTTAAGGGAAAAGAAATCCTAGTTTCAAATGTTGGCGGAAAATTCTATGCAATTGATAATAAATGCACCCATAGAAGCGGTGACCTTTCTAATGGTAAGCTTGAAGGAAACATAGTAACTTGTCCCAAGCATGGATCAAAGTTTGATGTTACAACAGGTAAAGCTATTTCTGGGCCTAAGATACCTCTGTTGAAACTTAAGATAAACGATGAAGAAAAGTATGATGTGAAGATCGAAGGAGAGGAAATACTAATCAAATTATAA
- a CDS encoding YbhB/YbcL family Raf kinase inhibitor-like protein, with translation MKLLSKAFNQGEVIPSKYSYEEGNISPPLEWSSLPKNTKSLALILEDPDAPMFSWTHWIVYNIPITQTDLPEGIPPEKEVNGIKQGINSWKKNGYGGPCPPWGTHRYVFKLYALDTELEIDPEAPKSELINQIKNHAISEAKLVGKYKSHYDKCFTR, from the coding sequence ATAAAATTATTAAGCAAAGCCTTTAATCAAGGAGAAGTTATCCCCTCTAAATATTCTTATGAAGAAGGGAATATATCGCCACCACTTGAATGGAGCTCTTTGCCTAAAAACACAAAAAGCCTTGCTTTAATTTTAGAAGATCCAGATGCACCAATGTTTAGCTGGACGCACTGGATTGTTTATAATATTCCGATTACCCAGACAGATCTTCCAGAAGGGATCCCTCCAGAAAAAGAAGTTAATGGGATAAAACAGGGAATTAATAGTTGGAAAAAGAATGGTTATGGGGGCCCATGCCCTCCCTGGGGGACTCATCGATACGTTTTCAAATTATATGCTTTGGACACTGAATTAGAAATTGACCCAGAAGCACCTAAATCAGAACTTATAAATCAAATAAAAAATCACGCAATAAGCGAAGCAAAACTCGTTGGGAAATATAAAAGTCATTATGACAAGTGTTTTACTCGTTAA
- a CDS encoding DUF5320 domain-containing protein, giving the protein MWGRTFHRGFHAYCGRNLYEPDYRIAGLGRGRGGLGRGPCAYLIESELFKEGRISKEEEKKILGDNIDLLKKEIQQLEARLNKISEDVE; this is encoded by the coding sequence ATGTGGGGAAGAACATTTCATAGGGGATTTCACGCATATTGCGGCAGAAATCTATATGAGCCAGACTACAGAATTGCAGGACTTGGAAGGGGCCGAGGAGGTCTTGGAAGAGGGCCATGTGCATATTTGATAGAATCTGAGCTTTTTAAAGAGGGAAGAATCTCCAAAGAAGAAGAGAAAAAGATCCTGGGGGACAACATCGACCTCTTAAAGAAAGAGATCCAGCAGTTAGAAGCAAGGCTAAATAAAATTTCAGAAGATGTTGAATAA
- a CDS encoding NifB/NifX family molybdenum-iron cluster-binding protein yields the protein MKVAISSTGTEIDSEVDQRFGRCNYFLIVDVETNSFEVFRNSSASAPNGAGIEAAKNLAKKGIKAIISGNIGPNAFQVLDAEGIDVVQEFKGTVNEAIKNFKEGNYSKASSPNVRTHSGVRGR from the coding sequence ATGAAAGTAGCTATATCTTCAACAGGAACAGAAATAGACTCTGAAGTTGACCAAAGATTTGGCAGATGCAATTACTTTTTAATCGTTGACGTCGAAACAAATAGTTTTGAAGTATTTCGGAATTCATCTGCATCTGCTCCAAATGGGGCCGGCATAGAGGCTGCTAAAAATTTAGCTAAGAAAGGAATTAAAGCGATAATAAGTGGAAACATAGGGCCAAATGCATTTCAGGTTTTAGATGCAGAGGGGATAGACGTTGTGCAAGAATTCAAAGGAACTGTAAACGAGGCAATTAAAAACTTTAAAGAAGGCAACTATTCTAAAGCTTCTTCGCCTAACGTTAGAACACATTCGGGAGTAAGGGGGCGATGA
- a CDS encoding NifB/NifX family molybdenum-iron cluster-binding protein, which produces MKLCFPTNGHAGLVESIGEHFGRTPTYTIYDIESHDVKVIENSSEHMGGIGYPPEIMKKEKVDVLICRGLGKRALGMFVDYGIDVYIGATGTVENSLSDYKNMKLKKATFSDSCIEHKFGDHNKGSCHH; this is translated from the coding sequence ATGAAACTTTGTTTTCCGACAAATGGACATGCAGGATTAGTTGAATCCATAGGGGAGCATTTTGGAAGAACGCCAACGTATACAATATATGACATAGAATCTCATGATGTAAAGGTAATAGAAAATTCCAGTGAACATATGGGCGGAATAGGATATCCTCCCGAGATCATGAAAAAAGAAAAAGTCGATGTTCTAATATGCCGGGGTTTAGGAAAAAGAGCTCTAGGCATGTTTGTTGACTATGGAATTGATGTATATATTGGGGCAACTGGAACTGTTGAGAACTCCCTATCTGACTATAAAAACATGAAATTAAAAAAGGCTACATTTAGTGATTCATGTATTGAACATAAATTTGGTGACCACAACAAAGGAAGTTGTCACCATTAA
- a CDS encoding P-loop NTPase, with amino-acid sequence MILSIASGKGGTGKTTVSVNLALSLGRVQLIDCDVEEPNDNIFIKANIDSIQDVNVEIPQIDSEKCLNCGACADFCSFNAIVDLSSGIKIFSGLCHSCGGCKLVCQNDAISWKDKKIGSIRKGKNEDILFCEGILDIGESRPTPIIKSLKYQIRTGIDTILDCPPGTSCSFLETVNGSDFCILVTEPTPFGFNDLKIAVEALKEMGVPFGVVINRDGIGDDEIEIFCKKEMIPILLKIPYNKEIAKLYSKGESFIDYFPEISGQLVFVFNNIKGMVK; translated from the coding sequence ATGATACTTTCTATAGCAAGTGGTAAAGGGGGCACAGGTAAAACTACCGTTTCCGTTAATTTGGCATTAAGCCTAGGCCGAGTTCAATTGATAGATTGTGATGTCGAAGAACCGAATGACAATATTTTCATCAAAGCCAATATAGATAGTATTCAAGATGTTAACGTAGAAATACCTCAAATTGATTCTGAAAAGTGTTTAAATTGCGGAGCATGTGCAGATTTTTGTAGCTTTAATGCTATAGTTGACCTTTCTTCAGGCATAAAGATCTTTTCAGGACTATGTCATTCTTGTGGAGGGTGTAAATTAGTATGCCAAAACGATGCTATAAGTTGGAAAGATAAAAAAATTGGCAGTATAAGAAAAGGAAAAAATGAGGATATTTTATTTTGTGAGGGCATTTTAGATATCGGAGAGAGTCGACCAACACCAATAATAAAATCCCTAAAGTATCAAATAAGGACAGGCATTGATACAATACTTGATTGCCCTCCAGGAACTTCTTGCTCATTTCTTGAAACAGTAAATGGGTCTGATTTCTGTATACTAGTTACAGAACCAACTCCTTTTGGCTTCAATGATCTAAAGATCGCCGTAGAAGCATTGAAAGAAATGGGCGTTCCGTTTGGAGTTGTAATTAATCGTGATGGGATAGGCGACGATGAAATTGAAATCTTCTGTAAAAAAGAAATGATTCCAATATTGCTCAAAATACCTTATAATAAAGAAATTGCCAAGTTGTATTCTAAAGGGGAGTCATTTATAGATTATTTTCCTGAAATATCTGGGCAGCTTGTTTTTGTATTTAATAATATTAAAGGTATGGTAAAATGA
- a CDS encoding 4Fe-4S binding protein translates to MKQIAIVSGKGGTGKSSLALAFSSLAKNAVIADCDVDASNLHIVLNPTVLKTEEFIGSQIAQVDKNKCTNCMKCYLGCKFSAITKEIEIKESLCEGCGVCRLVCPEKAITMKDKVSGYTYISETRFGPLAHAFLKPGAESSGKLVNEVRKNAIEISIKNNKGLILIDGPPGIGCPLISTISGINLAIVVTEPTFSAIHDLERVFEVNKHFGVKSVVCINKSDINSFNTSKIREYCNLNDIIVIGEIPYDPIVNSAIVSRKTLIELSDSQLSSKIIEIWKKILEEING, encoded by the coding sequence ATGAAACAGATTGCTATCGTTAGTGGCAAGGGCGGAACAGGTAAGAGTTCATTAGCATTGGCCTTTTCATCTTTAGCTAAAAATGCAGTCATTGCAGATTGTGATGTCGACGCTTCAAATCTACATATAGTCTTGAATCCCACAGTATTAAAAACTGAAGAATTTATAGGCTCACAAATAGCCCAAGTGGATAAAAATAAGTGTACAAATTGTATGAAATGCTACCTTGGATGTAAATTTAGTGCAATTACTAAAGAAATTGAAATAAAAGAATCGTTGTGCGAGGGCTGTGGGGTATGCCGTTTAGTATGCCCTGAAAAAGCCATAACTATGAAGGATAAGGTATCTGGTTATACATATATCTCTGAAACACGTTTTGGCCCATTGGCGCATGCATTTTTAAAACCTGGGGCCGAATCATCTGGAAAACTAGTAAATGAAGTAAGAAAAAATGCAATAGAGATTTCAATTAAGAATAATAAAGGGCTAATACTTATTGATGGACCACCCGGAATTGGATGCCCTCTAATATCCACTATTTCAGGAATCAATCTTGCAATCGTTGTAACGGAACCCACCTTTTCTGCCATCCATGACCTTGAAAGGGTATTTGAGGTCAATAAACACTTTGGGGTTAAATCTGTAGTATGTATAAATAAATCGGATATTAATAGTTTCAATACTTCAAAGATTAGAGAATACTGTAATCTCAATGATATTATAGTTATTGGAGAAATACCTTATGATCCAATTGTAAACTCTGCAATAGTATCGCGCAAGACATTAATTGAACTTTCAGATTCACAACTTTCATCTAAAATAATTGAAATATGGAAAAAAATTTTGGAGGAAATAAATGGATAA
- a CDS encoding radical SAM protein, with the protein MEPNDKIVFGPVPSRRLGASLGINNIPPKICSYSCIYCQIGKTYKMTSDRNTFYKNEDIFECVRSKLKDIYYKGGHVDYLTYVPDGEPTLDIELGKEIELLSSLGIKIAVITNSSLLAKEDVREDLYKADLVSVKIDSIDPEIWKKINRPHKSLNLEEIKSGIIEFSMGFKGLLLTETMLVRGYNDNAIDLNNTANFIKRLNPQRSYISVPIRPPAEKLVQIPNEENINIAYQIFNDNNLNTELLLGYEGNDFFYSDNLEEELLSIVSVHPMRDDAINSYLTKANSNWKFIESLINENKIKEIEYKGHKYYLKKI; encoded by the coding sequence ATGGAACCAAATGATAAGATTGTTTTTGGACCTGTACCTTCGAGGAGATTAGGCGCAAGTCTTGGAATAAATAATATACCTCCCAAGATATGCTCTTATTCTTGCATTTATTGCCAAATTGGGAAAACCTATAAAATGACTTCAGATCGAAACACATTTTATAAAAATGAAGATATTTTTGAATGTGTAAGATCTAAGCTAAAAGACATCTACTATAAAGGAGGCCATGTCGATTACCTTACTTATGTTCCAGACGGAGAACCAACTCTTGACATTGAACTTGGTAAAGAAATAGAACTATTGAGTTCATTAGGAATTAAAATTGCTGTTATCACAAATTCTTCATTGTTGGCTAAAGAAGATGTTAGAGAAGACTTGTATAAAGCAGATCTTGTTTCTGTAAAGATTGATTCAATTGATCCAGAAATATGGAAGAAGATAAACAGGCCGCATAAATCCCTAAATCTAGAAGAAATAAAATCAGGAATCATTGAATTTTCTATGGGATTTAAAGGATTGTTACTAACTGAAACAATGCTAGTTAGAGGGTATAATGACAATGCTATTGACCTCAACAATACCGCCAACTTTATCAAAAGATTAAATCCACAGCGGAGCTATATATCTGTACCAATAAGGCCGCCTGCTGAGAAATTAGTACAAATACCAAATGAAGAAAATATCAATATAGCATACCAAATATTTAATGATAATAATCTAAACACAGAATTGTTACTTGGTTACGAAGGAAATGATTTTTTCTATTCCGATAATCTTGAAGAAGAACTTTTGAGTATAGTCTCAGTTCACCCCATGAGGGATGATGCAATTAATTCATATCTTACAAAAGCCAATTCAAATTGGAAATTTATAGAGTCCCTTATCAACGAAAATAAAATAAAAGAAATAGAGTATAAAGGCCACAAATATTATCTGAAGAAGATTTAA
- a CDS encoding tryptophan--tRNA ligase produces MDESVVTPWEVEGEIDYNKLIKQFGTDILTEDLLNTIKKYTGDLHPFLRRKLFFSHRDLGWILKKYEEGEKFALYTGRGPSGHTHLGHLVPWIFCKWLQDKFDCEFYFQMTDDEKFMMRPDLTLEQTHAFAYENALDVIALGFDPKKTFIFSDIDYAKTLYRISIQVAKNVTTSTAKAVFGFKNSTNIGMVFFPSVQAAPCFLPSVLKGYNVPVLIPAAIDQDPYWRITRDVAPKLGYYKPAAIHNMFLPGLEGPSGKMSASKSDTAIFSVDPPKEVDKKVKRAFTGGGQTVKEHKEKGGNPGVCTIYQYLYFIFEEDNKKIKEIHDGCKSGEVFCGECKNLLSEKLVKFITKHQENREKAKDVLDKFLLKD; encoded by the coding sequence ATGGATGAATCTGTTGTCACTCCTTGGGAAGTCGAGGGAGAAATTGATTATAATAAACTAATTAAACAGTTCGGAACAGATATTCTAACTGAAGATTTATTGAATACAATAAAAAAATATACAGGAGATTTGCACCCTTTCCTTAGAAGGAAATTGTTTTTTTCTCATAGGGATCTTGGCTGGATTTTAAAGAAATATGAAGAGGGAGAAAAGTTTGCTCTTTATACAGGGAGGGGGCCTTCTGGCCACACCCACCTTGGACATCTAGTTCCATGGATATTCTGTAAGTGGCTTCAGGACAAATTCGATTGTGAATTTTATTTTCAGATGACTGATGATGAAAAGTTCATGATGAGGCCAGATCTTACGCTTGAACAAACACATGCTTTTGCCTATGAAAATGCTTTAGATGTCATCGCCTTAGGATTTGATCCAAAAAAGACCTTTATATTCTCTGATATTGACTATGCTAAAACGCTCTACAGAATATCAATCCAAGTTGCAAAGAATGTGACAACTTCAACAGCTAAAGCCGTATTTGGTTTCAAGAACTCAACTAATATTGGGATGGTTTTCTTCCCCTCTGTGCAGGCTGCACCTTGTTTTTTACCTTCAGTTCTTAAAGGATATAATGTTCCAGTTTTAATTCCAGCTGCAATTGATCAAGACCCTTACTGGAGAATAACAAGGGATGTTGCCCCAAAGCTTGGTTATTATAAACCCGCTGCCATACACAACATGTTCCTTCCAGGCCTTGAAGGGCCAAGCGGTAAGATGTCCGCATCAAAGAGCGATACCGCCATCTTTTCTGTTGACCCCCCAAAAGAAGTAGATAAAAAAGTAAAAAGGGCATTTACCGGCGGTGGCCAGACAGTAAAAGAGCACAAAGAAAAAGGTGGCAATCCCGGAGTATGCACAATCTACCAATATCTATACTTCATCTTTGAAGAGGATAATAAAAAGATAAAAGAAATACACGATGGTTGTAAGAGCGGAGAGGTATTCTGCGGAGAATGTAAGAATCTCTTAAGTGAGAAACTTGTTAAATTTATTACAAAACACCAAGAAAACAGGGAAAAGGCAAAAGACGTACTAGATAAATTCCTTCTAAAGGATTAA
- a CDS encoding ATP-NAD kinase family protein, with translation MKTLGFLVNPISGMGGSVGLKGTDGLYEKALELGAEKVSKKRAEVFFESLGKVKDVKFLVPSGEMGEDLIKNKELEYEVVYTVKGLTSRDDTLKTIEEFKKRKVELIIFCGGDGTARDICEAIGKDIPVIGMPAGVKMFSSVFAINPKAASDILKAFLEGNSKYKDSDVLDIDEESYRADKFKMKLYGYLKTPYIPNLVQDAKALFEGHDEEMAKDGIAVFASEFMSDGSLYIVGAGSTTAKIAEVMGLKKTMLGVDLIKDEKLIASDVNEKAILEYIKDEKSVKIIVSPIGAQGFVFGRGNQQISSQVLRKVGKDNIIIIATPQKLENTPFLLVDTGDDELDKELSGKTLVVCAYRMAQRKEIRKD, from the coding sequence ATGAAAACTCTTGGTTTTTTGGTCAATCCAATTTCTGGTATGGGGGGTTCAGTTGGGCTAAAAGGAACTGACGGACTATATGAAAAAGCCCTGGAACTTGGTGCAGAAAAGGTGTCAAAAAAGAGGGCAGAAGTATTTTTTGAATCACTTGGCAAAGTAAAAGATGTAAAATTTCTTGTTCCTTCTGGCGAGATGGGTGAAGACTTAATAAAAAACAAAGAGCTTGAATATGAAGTTGTTTATACAGTTAAGGGATTAACTAGTAGAGATGATACTCTAAAAACGATAGAAGAGTTCAAAAAGAGAAAAGTTGAGCTCATAATATTCTGCGGGGGAGATGGTACAGCAAGAGATATTTGTGAGGCCATCGGTAAAGATATTCCAGTTATCGGAATGCCTGCAGGAGTAAAGATGTTTTCATCAGTTTTTGCAATTAATCCAAAAGCCGCGTCAGATATCCTTAAAGCTTTTTTAGAAGGAAATTCTAAGTACAAAGATTCTGACGTATTAGATATTGATGAGGAAAGCTATAGGGCAGATAAATTCAAAATGAAGTTGTATGGATATCTAAAAACACCGTATATACCAAATTTGGTGCAAGATGCCAAGGCTTTATTTGAAGGCCACGACGAAGAAATGGCAAAGGATGGGATAGCAGTATTTGCAAGTGAATTTATGTCCGACGGTTCTTTGTATATAGTCGGTGCTGGTTCAACAACAGCAAAGATTGCAGAAGTTATGGGTCTGAAGAAGACAATGCTCGGTGTAGACTTAATAAAAGATGAAAAACTAATTGCAAGTGATGTCAATGAAAAGGCAATCTTAGAATATATCAAAGATGAAAAGAGTGTCAAAATAATAGTGAGCCCGATAGGGGCACAGGGATTTGTTTTTGGTAGAGGAAATCAACAGATTTCAAGTCAAGTTTTAAGAAAAGTTGGCAAAGATAATATTATAATTATTGCAACTCCTCAAAAATTAGAGAATACCCCTTTTCTATTAGTTGATACGGGCGATGATGAATTAGATAAAGAACTATCTGGTAAGACCCTTGTAGTCTGCGCTTACAGAATGGCCCAGAGAAAAGAAATAAGAAAAGATTAA